CGTGCCATAAATGGCTTCATGGTTCACAGCCATCCATTCGCCCATTTCTCCCAGCAAAGCGTAAGCTTCATCATGCCATTTCCCATCTGGGCCGGGGGCCACATTCAGGAGAAGATTCCCACCCTTAGCTACGATATCCACAAGCATGTGGACCAGATTTCGGCCACTCATATATTTAGGATCCGGCACCCACGACCAACCGCCGCCGGAGATTATACATGACTCCCAAGGGTAAGGCAGCGTTTTTTCAGGCACGCGATTTTCTGGTGTAAGGTAATTTTGGTTTTTCCCCGGTACTGCCCGATCTACTACAATTAACCCCGGCTGAACTTTTCGAACTTTTGTCACAAGCTCATCCATGCGTATATCTTGGCTCACAACACGTCGCTTTATAAAACCCGTCTCACTATTGCTCAACATCTTTGCATACCAGTTTTTAATATCTTCGTCGGATTGTTTGGCCACCCATCCGCCATCCAGCCAGAGGATATCCATATCGCCATAATCAGTCATTAATTCCACAATCTGACTATGGGTAAAGTTCACATATTTTTCCCACCGTTCAGGGTAAAGCGCAGGATCATAATTTACATTGCGGTCCGGCGTGGCAAAATTGGGCCACCAGTAATTCGTATGATTCCAGTCCGGTTTTGAGAAGTAAGCACCCGTCCACAATCCCTCTTTCCGGAATGAAGTAAAGATTTCTTTTGCAATGTTGGATTTTGGATGTTTGCTAAACGGAACGGAACGGGAGGTGATTTTGTAGTCCGTATATTTGG
The sequence above is drawn from the Candidatus Neomarinimicrobiota bacterium genome and encodes:
- a CDS encoding alpha-L-fucosidase; protein product: MRKIKLIPFFIALTATIFAQHDEGRYVPETDPLVLKKLDQWQNMKFGLLMHWGPYSQWGVVESWSICAEDEGWCVRKKGTTPDDYGQYKQEYEKLATTFNPVHFNPDKWAKAAKNAGMKYVVFTTKHHDGFSMFDSKYTDYKITSRSVPFSKHPKSNIAKEIFTSFRKEGLWTGAYFSKPDWNHTNYWWPNFATPDRNVNYDPALYPERWEKYVNFTHSQIVELMTDYGDMDILWLDGGWVAKQSDEDIKNWYAKMLSNSETGFIKRRVVSQDIRMDELVTKVRKVQPGLIVVDRAVPGKNQNYLTPENRVPEKTLPYPWESCIISGGGWSWVPDPKYMSGRNLVHMLVDIVAKGGNLLLNVAPGPDGKWHDEAYALLGEMGEWMAVNHEAIYGTEALLPYKEGQICLTQKDGNQYFIYLAEEGEAMPSTIDFNSFSPEKGKTVSLLGFRSSIKWMKKKGGFTITIPEKVRNNPPSKYAWVFKISK